The following are from one region of the Actinoplanes sp. L3-i22 genome:
- a CDS encoding antibiotic biosynthesis monooxygenase gives MILEVTLIDVLPGREDDFVAAYQLARPVIAGAEGCRGLQVKRRTESGTRFALLIEWDSVEAHEQNFRRTERFAQWRALIAATLAQPPLTEYFADLPASSARPNPDHDFFAG, from the coding sequence ATGATCCTCGAAGTCACGCTAATCGACGTATTACCCGGCCGGGAGGACGACTTCGTCGCCGCCTACCAGCTCGCCCGGCCGGTGATCGCGGGCGCCGAGGGATGCCGTGGCTTACAGGTCAAGCGCCGCACCGAATCCGGCACGCGCTTCGCCCTGCTGATCGAATGGGACTCGGTCGAGGCCCACGAGCAGAACTTCCGCCGCACCGAACGCTTCGCCCAGTGGCGCGCCCTGATCGCGGCAACGCTCGCCCAGCCCCCACTGACCGAGTACTTCGCCGACCTCCCCGCCTCCTCCGCCCGCCCCAACCCCGACCACGACTTCTTCGCCGGCTGA
- a CDS encoding TerC family protein, with translation MNVSAWVWLATLVALVAVLAVDLLIIGRRPHEPSMKEASGWVAFYVALALLFGVGVWAVAGGQSAGEFYTGWLTEYSLSVDNLFVFVIIMGRFAVPRRYQQKVLLIGIVLALVMRGAFIAAGAALIAQFSWVFYIFGAFLVYTAITLVKNGENDEEDFKENLLIRWAKRALPMSSSFGDGQFRVVTAAGKRLFTPMLIVMIAIGTTDLIFALDSIPAIFGITKEPYLVFTANVFALMGLRQLYFLLGGLLERLVYLNVGLAVVLAFIGVKLFLEALHTNSLDFINGGHGLHWAPEIPIWLSLLVILGTLGIATVASLAKSSRDRKRELVTTGQ, from the coding sequence TTGAACGTTTCAGCCTGGGTTTGGCTCGCCACACTGGTGGCGTTGGTGGCCGTCCTCGCCGTCGATCTATTGATCATCGGGCGTCGGCCGCATGAGCCCTCCATGAAAGAGGCCAGCGGGTGGGTGGCGTTCTACGTCGCGCTCGCTCTGCTCTTCGGCGTCGGGGTCTGGGCCGTGGCCGGTGGCCAGTCCGCCGGCGAGTTCTACACCGGTTGGCTCACCGAGTATTCGCTGAGCGTCGACAACCTCTTCGTCTTCGTGATCATCATGGGCCGGTTCGCGGTGCCCCGCCGGTACCAGCAGAAGGTGTTGTTGATCGGCATCGTGCTCGCGCTGGTCATGCGGGGTGCGTTCATCGCCGCCGGCGCCGCGCTGATCGCGCAGTTCTCCTGGGTGTTCTACATCTTCGGGGCGTTCCTGGTCTACACGGCCATCACGCTCGTCAAGAACGGTGAGAACGACGAGGAGGACTTCAAGGAGAACCTGCTGATCCGCTGGGCGAAGCGGGCACTGCCGATGTCCTCGTCGTTCGGCGACGGGCAGTTCCGGGTGGTCACCGCGGCCGGCAAGCGGCTCTTCACGCCGATGCTGATCGTGATGATCGCGATCGGCACGACCGACCTGATCTTCGCGCTCGACTCGATCCCGGCGATCTTCGGCATCACCAAGGAGCCCTACCTGGTCTTCACCGCGAACGTGTTCGCGCTGATGGGCCTGCGTCAGCTGTACTTCCTGCTCGGCGGCCTGCTGGAGCGCCTGGTCTACCTGAACGTCGGCCTGGCCGTGGTGCTCGCGTTCATCGGCGTGAAGCTGTTCCTCGAGGCCCTGCACACGAACAGCCTGGACTTCATCAACGGCGGCCACGGCCTGCACTGGGCCCCGGAGATCCCGATCTGGCTCTCCCTGCTGGTCATTCTCGGCACCCTCGGCATCGCCACGGTCGCCAGCCTGGCCAAATCCTCCCGGGACCGGAAAAGGGAACTCGTAACCACAGGCCAGTAA